One segment of Solanum lycopersicum chromosome 1, SLM_r2.1 DNA contains the following:
- the LOC138340747 gene encoding putative cytochrome c biosynthesis ccmC-like mitochondrial protein: MSHSSFQPSFLMSKTRSYAQILIGLGLFLTAMAIYLSLRVAPLDLLQGGNSRIPYVHVPAARMSILVYIVTAINTFFFLLTKHPLFLRSSGTGTEIGAFSTLFTLVTGGFRGKPMWGTFWVWDARLTSVFILFLIYLGALRFQKLSVEPAPISIRAGPIDIPIIKSSVNWWNTLHQPGSISRSGTSIHIPMPIPILSNFANSPFSTRILFVLETRLPIPSFLESPLTEEIEARERIPKPISLASHPWLNG, translated from the coding sequence ATGTCCCATTCGTCATTCCAACCTTCTTTTTTGATGTCAAAGACCAGAAGCTACGCGCAAATTCTCATTGGATTGGGGTTGTTCTTAACAGCGATGGCTATTTATTTAAGTCTTCGGGTAGCACCACTAGATCTTTTACAAGGTGGAAATTCTCGTATTCCGTATGTACATGTTCCTGCAGCTCGGATGAGTATTCTTGTTTATATCGTTACGGCTATAAACACTTTTTTCTTCCTATTAACAAAACATCCCCTTTTTCTTCGCTCTTCCGGAACCGGTACAGAAATAGGTGCTTTTTCTACGTTGTTTACCTTAGTTACTGGGGGGTTTCGGGGGAAACCCATGTGGGGCACCTTTTGGGTGTGGGATGCTCGTTTAACCTCTGTATTCATCTTGTTCCTTATTTACCTGGGTGCACTGCGTTTTCAAAAGCTTTCTGTCGAACCGGCTCCTATTTCAATCCGTGCTGGACCGATCGATATACCAATAATCAAGTCTTCAGTCAATTGGTGGAACACATTGCATCAACCTGGGAGCATTAGCCGATCCGGTACATCAATACATATTCCTATGCCCATTCCAATCTTGTCCAACTTTGCTAACTCCCCCTTCTCAACCCGTATCCTGTTCGTTCTGGAAACACGTCTTCCTATTCCATCTTTTCTCGAATCTCCTTTAACGGAAGAAATAGAAGCTCGAGAAAGAATACCAAAACCTATTTCACTCGCTTCGCATCCATGGCTGAATGGTTAA
- the LOC138340748 gene encoding cytochrome c oxidase subunit 2 has product MIVLEWLFLTIAPCDAAEPWQLGSQDAATPIMQGITDLHHDVFFFVILILVFVSWILGRALWHFHYKKNPIPQRIVHGTTIEILRTIFPSIIPMFIAIPSFALLYSMDEVVVDPAITIKAIGHQWYRTYEYSDYNSSDEQSLTFDSYTIPEDDLELGQSRLLEVDNRVVLPAKSPIRFIVTSADVPHSWAVPSLGVKCDAVPGRLNQTSISVQREGVYYGQCSEICGTNHAFMPIVVEAVPRKDYGSRVSNQLIPQSPDKEPVLVPSPSDDRTQSSSWASALADWGTSRTQSSSWAAALADWGTSRSESESSVNEAQQNAPAAAAVGVGAEIQPFPLLQDALRRQELDSRLSFHLHLIGKNWTEGQINATLEQQFLLEKQMESALLANGFSPESILNEMGKIRGIAFYPYGRPLAATTYKSYIDIIERVGPDQSPPYKRIITAFVDCKLRLRFGN; this is encoded by the exons ATGATTGTTCTAGAATGGCTATTCCTCACAATTGCTCCTTGTGATGCAGCGGAACCATGGCAATTAGGATCTCAAGACGCAGCAACACCTATAATGCAAGGAATAACAGACTTACATCACGATGTCTTTTTCTTCGTTATTCTGATTTTGGTTTTCGTATCATGGATCTTGGGTCGCGCTTTATGGCATTTCcactataaaaaaaatccaatccCGCAAAGGATTGTTCATGGAACTACTATCGAGATTCTTCGGACCATATTTCCTAGTATCATCCCTATGTTCATTGCTATACCATCATTTGCTCTGTTATACTCAATGGACGAGGTAGTAGTAGATCCAGCCATTACTATAAAAGCTATTGGACATCAATGGTATCGGA CTTATGAGTATTCGGACTATAACAGTTCCGATGAACAGTCACTCACTTTTGACAGTTATACGATTCCAGAAGATGATCTAGAATTGGGTCAATCACGTTTATTAGAAGTCGACAATAGAGTGGTTCTACCAGCAAAGAGCCCTATACGTTTTATTGTAACATCTGCTGATGTACCTCATAGTTGGGCTGTACCTTCCTTAGGTGTCAAATGTGATGCTGTACCGGGTCGTTTAAATCAGACCTCTATTTCGGTACAACGAGAAGGAGTTTACTATGGTCAGTGCAGTGAGATTTGTGGAACTAATCATGCCTTTATGCCTATCGTCGTAGAAGCTGTTCCTAGGAAAGATTATGGCTCTCGGGTATCCAATCAATTAATCCCACAAAGCCCCGACAAAGAGCCAGTACTGGTCCCCTCTCCCTCTGATGACCGAACGCAATCGTCTTCGTGGGCTTCCGCGCTTGCAGATTGGGGAACTTCTCGAACGCAATCGTCTTCGTGGGCTGCCGCGCTTGCAGATTGGGGAACTTCTCGCTCGGAATCGGAATCGAGTGTGAACGAAGCCCAACAAAATGCCCCCGCAGCAGCAGCGGTTGGTGTTGGGGCGGAGATCCAACCATTCCCATTGTTACAGGATGCCCTAAGGCGTCAGGAGCTAGATAGCCGGCTGTCGTTCCACTTGCACTTGATCGGAAAAAACTGGACAGAAGGGCAAATAAACGCTACGTTGGAACAACAATTCTTGTTAGAAAAACAAATGGAGAGCGCTTTACTGGCCAATGGCTTTAGCCCAGAATCGATTCTCAACGAAATGGGAAAAATACGAGGGATCGCTTTCTATCCGTATGGGCGACCCCTCGCTGCCACGACATACAAGAGCTATATAGATATAATTGAAAGGGTTGGGCCAGACCAGAGCCCACCCTACAAACGCATTATAACTGCTTTTGTAGACTGCAAGCTTCGCCTTCGATTTGGGAATTAA